The Lysinibacillus irui sequence AATTGGGATTGAACGCCATCATATAGAAGGTGAATATTCAAAAGAAAGTTTATCAGATCAAATGAGTAATATTGAATTTTTACTAAATGGTGAACCATTGAATCACACCAATTTTAGTAGTGTTTCTGAACAACCAAGTAAGGATAAGAATTCCGTAATTCTTGAATTTGCAGATTTGAAAAACCAAGGTGGAAGTCCTTTTCCAAAGCAATTTAATTTGACATTATCTGCTACAATAACTGGGATCTCTGAACCTTTTAAAATGGATATTCCAGTGAGTGATATTGGTAACTATGTAAACCTACAACCTAATATAAGTAGAAAGTACAAGAATAATCGGTTTACTATTGAACAAATTATGCTAACTCCTATTACAACTAGTATTACGACAAGAATAGCCTTGCTTGATAAATCAACTTCTGTAGATTTCCGGGAAGGAATAAGTATCGAAGTTTATGATGAACAAGGGCATGAACTAAAACTAATTAATGGCAATGGTCGCCGTGAGACAAATAAAGGAAATAGCGATTTCATCATGGATTTACGGTTACATCCATTTGAAACTTTACCAAAAGCCATTACAATCAAACCGTATATCTATCTTTATAACGACGACTCAAAAGGAACATATCAAGAGGATGAAAATGGTGACCCAGTCATTCAATACGTTCCAGAACTAGAAATAACAATACCAATTAACTCACAAGAATAAAAAAGTACAGAAAGTGTGGCAAAGCTAACCTTCTGTACGAACTAATCAATGAGTACCTTGCATAGCTTATTTAGAACTATAAGCGATTTTAGGAATAAGCCCATATTTTAGTTATCCCATTAAAGGGCGCTGTTTTTGCGCTACATGGATGGATAACGGGGCAGAATAATGGAATTAAGAAAAAATTCCTAAATTTAATTTTAGTATCGAGGAATTACACTTTTTAGAATTAGAATTTCCCTAACATTGTAATTCCGCATTTTCTTAAACTACATCAAGTTGTATGTGTAAAATATCGCTGAAAAAAGTGCAGAATACCTTCTGAAGCAACCCGTCCTAGATTAGAACGGGTTAGCTTTACTGGTTATAAAATTAAATAGCTATATTGTCACTTTATATTACTTCATCTGGTGGTTGTGTCTTTCTCCAGCCATAAAACTGCATGTCGTCTTTTAATTAAATAAATCATTTCAATTCCCACCTTTCATGTTTTTTAAAGAACAAAATTAAAATTGACGAATACGAATATAATTTTCTACTTTTCTTCGGTTCTCTTCAAAGATTTTTTTCACGTATTCATCATGAAGTGCTTTCTCAAGAGAGATCTCACGTTTTGTAATGGTTATCGTGAGAGCAAAAATGTTTAATATCATTTATTATCACCTCCTTAAATTACCACAAAAAAACCGTAGAGAGACTCCCCTACGGTGAAAAAAGGCACAAAAATACCGCAGGGGCACACTTCTCCCCGCGGTATGGGTATGCTTAAATATAAAAAACCTTAAGCGATCCATTCCGATCTGGTCGAATGTGTGTGTTTCATTTTTACTGAAGTTGTAACTACCAATGACATCAATTTAACGATAACGATCATTTCATTCGACCTCCTTAAGAATTTTTTGATTACTTTGTAATTATATCCATCTTTAAGTTGTTTGTAAACATCTTTTACTAAGTTTCCCTGATTTAGTTAATGATGACTAGAAAAACTCTTTGCTACTTTACCTTGTAGTAAAGAGAAGATATAGAAGACTTAAAGCCAAAAAACATAATTATTATTAAGACAGAGATTTCAGAAGTCGTTTAGAATTTTTAAGGCTTGAGAATTTTTAGTACTTAAAGTAAAGGGTGGCTTTTTAAAGGGTAATTTTGATGTCCTTTACTCGATTTTTTCTCCTATATTAATCTTAATTAGAGTTTTATTTTGACTTTCTTTTAGTTTTGTCTTCAGTGAAATCCCCTAGTTAGGGTTCTTTGTTGTTTTTACTAAAATTAAATTGTTTTTATTTGAATTTAACACTACATATCGAACTAAGTATCTACTGTAATAAAATTAATATTGTAATATACTATTTTAAATAGGTTAACAATGTTAATTTATGTTTTAATCAAAAATCTCTAGAAAATTTAGTGAAAAATTAGAAGGAGTCCTAAAATGAAAAAGAAAATAAGCTATTTAATCTTACTACTAAATGCCATCTTTATAGTTGGTTGTACTAACGTAGAAGATGCATCGAATACTGATGGAAAAGCTGAATTACAAGAAGTAACAACAAAAAATAGTGATAAAGAAAATACTACGACTGAAAAACAAGTAGTAGAGGAAACATCAACTCAATCAAAAGATTCACTGTTCAAAGGTTACAAACTAATTGAAGTTGACGGTGGTGATTTGTCTGGACATCGCGAACCTAACGTGGTCGTAGACATTGGTTTTGGGGATCGAGAGTATTGGTCCTTTACGAATGAACACGGGCAATTAGTCCGTGTCATTGCAAACAAAATCGTTTTACAAGATGATCGTACCGAGCCTGTAACATCGTCTGGCAGATACTACGCTGATGAAGCAAAAGTACCTGGTGTTGAAAGAACAGATTTAGATGAAGGACATATTATTGCAGATTCTCTAGGTGGGGTATCAAATGCTTATAATATTACCCCACAAAATAGTACGCTTAACCGCCATGGTGATCAAGCATATATGGAAGATGCTATTCGTAAAGCTGGTGGAGCTACTAATTTTGAAGCAATAATTACATATCCTAATACGGAAACCCAGATTCCTTCTCATTACAAATACACTTACACTTTAAAAGGGAGTAAAATTGTAGATGAGTTTGATAACGGTAACCCTGATGAAATAAATAAATCTCTTGGATTAACTGAAAGTAAATCAACTAATTCAAATAAGTCAACAAGTTCTAATAAGTCCAATGCTTTGAATGGAACTAAAGATATTTCTAGCATTGATACAGATGGAAATGGTCAAGTAACGATTAAAGAAGCAAAAGCAGCAGGTTATAGTATGCCAATAACGAGTGATCATTGGTTATATCCATATATGCATGATAATGATAACGACGGTATGGTAGGGGAATAAGCACCTAGAACCTAAGGCAAAGTAATTGATCACAGATATAGAAACAATCGAGGCTCTTGTTAAATAAGCTGTTCTGTTCTTCTTGAATTAACGGAGCCGAGGATTGTTAAGTAAATAACAACAAAATAAAAGCGGTTCTTTAAGAAAGAAATCGTTACGAAAGAACAAACGTGGCATGGAGAGTATATTCACCAGCTAAACTATATGTGGTGCCAAAGAATTAGAATATTCAAGAAGCGTGGCGTGTAGGGATGCTGAATGAAAATCATCCATTGTTCTTAAGAGATGGTTTTACTACAGTGAATTTCGAAAATGAGACAATCAAGAGGGCGATCTTAATAATCTGTATCTTTTCTTCTAGAAAGTTCACTATATGAGCCAGTGGACAGGTATGGAGGGCTACAAGAATAGTTTTGTTGACAGCTATGGACATACGTTTAATCTGTAGGAAAGTGACGTTATCTTCTATCATGCCGATCCATCTTCATTTGACGATTTTAATTCGAGCGTTACCCACTATTAAGAGAATAAAATAATGAAAAGCTTAGGATTTAGTTCCTAAGCTTTTATTATTCGGTTGGGCAGGTGCCCCGTAACGGGTGAGTTTTTTGTTGGGGGAGAATTCCTAACTGTAGAAAATTCACAACCAAACTTTATTATAAAGCTATATCAATACTATTTAGGCATTGTATTTACGATCAAACCAATATGTGTAAAGTAATTCATTGCTCCAAATAAAACAAAGGCGATACCTGCTACTGTCCAAAGGAATTTAATAACTTTAGCAAAGTTTGGATTTGCGTTTTTGTTTAAGGCAAAAGGAAATAATACTGCTCCAATCCCTATAATCGCAAATAATCCTGACATAAAAGTTGCCTCTAGCATTGGGTAATCCGCAAAGGCGCCTGATATTGGTTCTTCTGGTGGAGCTGCGAATAGTTGGAATCCGATACCTGCAAATGCGATTGAAATAAGTGCTAGCCCCATTGCCGCAGCAAAATAAGATAATGGTTTTATCAAATATGGCAATTCCTTACTTAAAGTATTGGAAACTATTTTTGAATCGTTCATATTTATACCTTGTTTTAAATATAGATTAGATTTTCTCCATAATAAGACTGATACAGCCAGAAGCAGAATGCCAAAAGCTAGTGAAGTCTCACCGAATATAATATCATCAAATGGGAAGCCAATCTTTGACAATGGCCAAGTAAGGGTCATATGAGCTCCTGTTAGTGTTAATATAAACCCTGGTATTCCAAATCCTATTGCCCAACCTTCTAGTTGTCCCACTTTTTCTTTAGCTAAATGGGAACCAAATCGAATAATTAGTAATAATCCAATCCCAGCTGATACTGACATGATGGTGTTATAGACAGCTGTAACTGACCAATCGATAATCATATAAAAAACTCCTTCTTAATTATCTTGAATTCAAGATATTTTAATTGCAAATAAATTCTATTCCCTTGTCACAAATTTGTCAACAAGATAACAGCAAATTACTTTATTTGCATTGCAATTGAATTTTAAGTCATAATGAACAAGATCAAAACCAATAATTTTATGGATTTGTTGTTTATACAACACATTTAAGATTTTGTTGAAAAAATAGGAGTGGAAACATATGACGCAATCGAAGACGGACCTTCGGGTTTTACGTACTCGTAAATTAATTATGGATTCTTTCATTGAACTTTCAGGGAAAAAGGAATTTAAGGATATTACCATAAAGGATATAACAATAGAAGCCATGATTAATCGTGCAACTTTTTATTATCATTTTAAGGATATATATGACTTATTGGAAAAGGTATTATCGGAGGTATTGTTAGTTAATTTGGATTGTGAATACTACCAAAATAACGAACTAAATGAAGAAGCATTAGTGAACATTTTCAAAGCAATTACAAATTTCCATAAGTCATTATCCCATCGTTGCCATAGAGGTTACGAAGATACTATTGCTCGTATTATTAGGGAACAGCTTGAAATCATATTTTACAAAATGTTGTTGAATCAACACCCTACTAAAGATAAGGAAGCCCTAAAGCTTACTACTACCATGTTAAGTTGGGGAATTTACGGAGCATCTTTAGAATGGGGAAGGAATAGTACAGTACCACCAGAAGAATTTATTAAATTGGTAATTCCTTCAATAATGTATGAGATTGATTGAATTTTTTCTATAAGGTAGATAAAATATATGCTATAGCATATAAAGAGGTGTTATATGGATTTACATGATTTATTAGGGTATCTTATTCATCGTACTGATGTAAAAATGACAAATTATTTTACTAAGGTGTTGAAACCTTATGGAATTACCCCAGAACAATGGAGTATCATTAGTGTTCTTAGTAGCCAAAGAGGCACTACTCAAAAAGAGTTGGCAGAAGCAATTGATAAAAATCAAACAACTGTTGTAAGAATGATACATTCAATGGAGAGAAAGAGTATTGTAAAAAAGGTTTTTAATGAGCAAGACAGACGTTCGCATTATCTTTTCCTAACTGAAAAAGGTGAAGAGATAAAAAAAACAATTCTTTCTGTAGTCAAAGATGCTCATCATGTCGTTTCGAGTAATTTAAGCAAGGGAGAAATCCAACAATTAAAATCGTTATTAAACAAATTATATGATACTCGTTACTAATACCTGACCCTATAGATATTTTGCTATTTATAAAGGATTTTTCTTAACACTATATGCTATAGCATGTAATTTTTGTCCATGGGATAGGGAAATTTAACTTCTTTCCAACGTTCTTGAAGATAAATTATGTTACAGCTATGTACTATTGAAGTAGCTGCCTAGTGTCAAGTAATTTTAAATGACTATAGTAATCTTGCTATTTTTGATTGATTTGGAGGCCATTCTCCAAATGCAAAAGTTGTAAGAACGTTAATAATCAGTTATTCGTGAAACGTCGAAAAGCTTAGGAAGTATTCCTAAGCTTTTTTGAGGTTTCTTTATGAAAGAAAATACTACCAATCCTTATAGTATATGGGGTCTTAATTCGGACCTATTAACCCTGAAGAAAATTTATTAAAGGGAAGGCGAGGCGTGTACAAAGAAGAACGACAATTAACTGAAAGTGCAATTTGTAATACAAAACGAAAGCCTTAAGCATTATCATAATGCGCTAATTATTATTATTTTTATAATTACATAAACTTTGAATAAATAAAAAATCCTTATACTTTTGCGGACGGGAACGGGTCCCACGGGCGCTACCTTCTACCCTGACTACCGTTATAATATGACCAAAAACAAAAAGGTCAAAAATCTGGCTACCCTTATACTTACTTGACTTTTTCAATAATGGGACAGATTGTTTAAAATCAATTTCAATAAAATGGTTATTTGTGTTAGAGTTTACTTTAGACTGCGAAATAACTTACTTAAACTAACGATGCAGGTTAATGAATAAAGGGAGGATTCTCAATGAATGTAGAAAAAGCGAAAGTCCTTATACTTGGAACTTTTCATATGTCTGAACATGAAGGTTTAAATTCTGAAAGAAGGCAAAATGAAATAGTGGACCTAGTATCTAAACTGGCAAGGTTTAAACCAACGAAGATTGCAGTTGAAATGGTACCAGAGGAAAGTGAATATTGTAATGAGAAATATAAACAGTATAAATCAGGTGTACATAAATTAGAGATGAATGAAATATTTCAAGTAGGCTTCCGATTAGGTTTAAAGATGGGGCATGAACAAATTTATCCAACCGATTGGATGGGTAAATCGGACATGGGTTATGCAGAAGTTGAAAGTTGGGCAAAAGAAAATCAACCAGAACTTTTAAATGAAATATTTGAGGGTCTTGTATTTCCTGAATTGTCGGAAGATAAAAGTATAATAGATTATTATAAAGCATTAAACGCTCCCATTTTTCTTAATAAATTGCATAAAATGTATGTAAATATTGCACGTATTGGTGGTCTTAATAAATATGTTGGTATGGACTGGCTAAGTTGGTGGTATAAGAGGAATTTGATTATGTTTGCTAATTTAACCCGTCTAATTGATACGGAAGAGGAACGTATTTTATTTATAGTAGGTGCTTCGCATACAAATATAGTTACTAAATTTCTTGAAGAGAGTGAGATTTGTGAGGTGGTCCCTCCACTAAGTTATTTATCCTAAAAGGTTTTTTCTTTAGATGTTTAAATGGTTCATTATTCTCATAAGTTCTCTTTTTAAATATAAAAGGAATTAGGAATAGTGTATAAGAGGACAACTATACAAAATAGTACACCACTAAATAAAAGTAATGTACCAATTATCATGTATAATATTAAAGATAATCTATTATACATTCACTTATCTTTTATTTTACAGGGTAGACTTGACATTTTTCATAAAATTAATTGAGTGGCCTTTTTTACACGTCTCCATAAAAAGAGCATATAGACAAAGAGCACAAAAAATAATGAGATAAGCACTCGTCATAGAGCTTTCTTCATTGCCCATGAAGTTAAAGGAATTATTAAACCCATGGAAAAGAATTGTTACAATAATGGATTGACCATCTAAGATAAGCAATGATAGAACAAGAACCTACTAATAGTGCATAGATGATTTGTATAATGGTGTCTTCTAAGGATTGACCTCCAAGCAACTGAAGGGCATGTGTGACGCCAAACAAAATACTAGAAACCCATACAGCAGTAGCTACTCCTTTAGTCAGTAGCATTCTAAGCAAAATGCCCCTAAATATAGTTTCTTCGATAAATGCTATAATAAGCAATTGCATCAAGAACATAGCAATGACATTGCTCATAGAAGTCAAATTTAAGCCTTTTGCGCTCACTAAGATAATAATAAAATGAAAAGTAGTGGTAAGAGGATGAAGAGTTGATTCTTTTTAAAAGAATGAAAGAAATACTTTTGCCAGTTCTTTTTTATCATGATATAAATGAAAATCCCCAATGCAAGTGGAATTAACAAAGCAAACTGAAGAAAAGGGCTTGAAGGTTATAGAATAGAAACAAAAGCACCATTTATAACATAGAAAAATATGAGTAGAAATTCTAAAGCAACTATTTTAAATATTAATTTTTGATTCATTCGATAAATTTCTCCCTATTATATTTATACAGGATTTACAGAAACCTTTCGCATGCTTGTAGAAATAACTAAATAGAGTAAGATACTTAAAATAAAAATGCTTCCTAAG is a genomic window containing:
- a CDS encoding DUF4179 domain-containing protein, with translation MSIYKDLNDMNIDLEQYEEQNLTNFEKKKWEKRILKKICKEKPSHVKKYLGVTATVAMIFSLIIVTGLISPTMAATMKEVPLLSSVFKFTGDLGLHAADEKGLSTKLNISATHEGFTLNVTEVVYDGTRVVIGIERHHIEGEYSKESLSDQMSNIEFLLNGEPLNHTNFSSVSEQPSKDKNSVILEFADLKNQGGSPFPKQFNLTLSATITGISEPFKMDIPVSDIGNYVNLQPNISRKYKNNRFTIEQIMLTPITTSITTRIALLDKSTSVDFREGISIEVYDEQGHELKLINGNGRRETNKGNSDFIMDLRLHPFETLPKAITIKPYIYLYNDDSKGTYQEDENGDPVIQYVPELEITIPINSQE
- a CDS encoding YrzI family small protein; protein product: MILNIFALTITITKREISLEKALHDEYVKKIFEENRRKVENYIRIRQF
- a CDS encoding DNA/RNA non-specific endonuclease, which encodes MKKKISYLILLLNAIFIVGCTNVEDASNTDGKAELQEVTTKNSDKENTTTEKQVVEETSTQSKDSLFKGYKLIEVDGGDLSGHREPNVVVDIGFGDREYWSFTNEHGQLVRVIANKIVLQDDRTEPVTSSGRYYADEAKVPGVERTDLDEGHIIADSLGGVSNAYNITPQNSTLNRHGDQAYMEDAIRKAGGATNFEAIITYPNTETQIPSHYKYTYTLKGSKIVDEFDNGNPDEINKSLGLTESKSTNSNKSTSSNKSNALNGTKDISSIDTDGNGQVTIKEAKAAGYSMPITSDHWLYPYMHDNDNDGMVGE
- a CDS encoding DUF981 family protein, whose translation is MIIDWSVTAVYNTIMSVSAGIGLLLIIRFGSHLAKEKVGQLEGWAIGFGIPGFILTLTGAHMTLTWPLSKIGFPFDDIIFGETSLAFGILLLAVSVLLWRKSNLYLKQGINMNDSKIVSNTLSKELPYLIKPLSYFAAAMGLALISIAFAGIGFQLFAAPPEEPISGAFADYPMLEATFMSGLFAIIGIGAVLFPFALNKNANPNFAKVIKFLWTVAGIAFVLFGAMNYFTHIGLIVNTMPK
- a CDS encoding TetR/AcrR family transcriptional regulator; its protein translation is MTQSKTDLRVLRTRKLIMDSFIELSGKKEFKDITIKDITIEAMINRATFYYHFKDIYDLLEKVLSEVLLVNLDCEYYQNNELNEEALVNIFKAITNFHKSLSHRCHRGYEDTIARIIREQLEIIFYKMLLNQHPTKDKEALKLTTTMLSWGIYGASLEWGRNSTVPPEEFIKLVIPSIMYEID
- a CDS encoding MarR family winged helix-turn-helix transcriptional regulator, whose product is MDLHDLLGYLIHRTDVKMTNYFTKVLKPYGITPEQWSIISVLSSQRGTTQKELAEAIDKNQTTVVRMIHSMERKSIVKKVFNEQDRRSHYLFLTEKGEEIKKTILSVVKDAHHVVSSNLSKGEIQQLKSLLNKLYDTRY
- a CDS encoding DUF5694 domain-containing protein, which produces MNVEKAKVLILGTFHMSEHEGLNSERRQNEIVDLVSKLARFKPTKIAVEMVPEESEYCNEKYKQYKSGVHKLEMNEIFQVGFRLGLKMGHEQIYPTDWMGKSDMGYAEVESWAKENQPELLNEIFEGLVFPELSEDKSIIDYYKALNAPIFLNKLHKMYVNIARIGGLNKYVGMDWLSWWYKRNLIMFANLTRLIDTEEERILFIVGASHTNIVTKFLEESEICEVVPPLSYLS
- a CDS encoding CPBP family intramembrane glutamic endopeptidase, translating into MSNVIAMFLMQLLIIAFIEETIFRGILLRMLLTKGVATAVWVSSILFGVTHALQLLGGQSLEDTIIQIIYALLVGSCSIIAYLRWSIHYCNNSFPWV